A stretch of DNA from Mesorhizobium onobrychidis:
TCGAACCGCTCGCCGCCCCAGGGCCAGGGAAGGTCGAAAGCGACGCTGAGCGTAGCCTCTGGCGCCATCAGGCGCGCCAGTTCCGCGGCGCTTGGCGCTTCGCCTCGAGCGAGGTCGTCCCGCAGGCCACCGATCTTCTCTATTACGCCGACAAGCTGGCGCAGCCGGCTCTCGAGTACTGCCTGGTGTGCGGCCAAGGCCGGCTCCATGCCCCGGGAGTCACCCTCCAACACCCGCGCCACCTGGGCCAAGCTGAAGCCAAGCGCGCGCAGGGCCGCGATCTCTGCGGCGCGGCTCATATCGACAGGACCGTAGGCCCGCCATCCGGCCGCGGTGCGGATCGGGGCGATCAGGCCGCGCTGCTCATAAAGCCGCAGGGCTTTGGCCGACACCCCGAGCCGGCCGGCGGCTTCGCAAGCACTCAGGAACTGGGCAGAAGAGCTCATGAATCACCTCGTTGCTGTTGACCCCCTTCTATCGGGGCTGACCCAAGGGCCGAGTCAACAGGGATGTTAGCGGTGTGTTTCGCAGGAGCCGTGGGAGAGGGATGGTCCTTCGTGTCGAACTGACACATCGGCTTGATGAGATGAATAGACTGCGCAGCTAAGCCCTGTTCAGCCGCATCGGCCGGACGGGATGCCCTCGCCGCCAGCCCTGCCCCAACGCAAGCTCGCCGCTGGCGCAGCACCGCGCAGGGTTCTGCCCGTGTAACGTACGCCCTGACCCTGATCGTCGCGGCCGGCCTGCTGATCATCGGCAACGAACATTCCCGCAGACGGCTGTAGGATGTGGCAAAACCCCTGCTGACAGTATGGTGTCAGGACAAGGCAGCATAGTCTGGTGACATGACGGGATCCCTAACCATGCCTGACACCGCCGCCGAGCGCACCCTTGGCATCATCCTGGTTTCGGCGTCGGCGGCGGTGTTCGGCCTCACCGGCGTATTGACCAAGTCGATCTATGCCGACCCGCTGACCATCACCTGCTGGCGCGGCTTCGTCGGCTCGATCCTGATCACTCTCTATGTGCTTTGGCGCCGCCGCCGTTCCGGCAGGCGTGAAAGCCTGCGTCTCGGCTGGCGCGGCTGGCTGCTGGCGATCGAGGGCGCGCTGGCCAGCATCGCCTTCATCTCAGCGTTCAAATTCACCTTCGTCGCCAATGTCGCGATCATCTACGCCACCGCGCCCTTCGTCACCGCACTGCTTGCCTTCATGCTGGTCCGTGAGCGCTTCCGACTGCAGACGCTTGCCGCCGCCGCCGTGTCGCTCAGCGGTGTGGCGATCATGGTCTGGTCCGGCTTCGGTACCGGCCATCTGTTCGGCGACGGGCTGGCGCTGCTGATGACTATCGGCAGCGCGCTCTACATGATCATGGTG
This window harbors:
- a CDS encoding DMT family transporter, giving the protein MPDTAAERTLGIILVSASAAVFGLTGVLTKSIYADPLTITCWRGFVGSILITLYVLWRRRRSGRRESLRLGWRGWLLAIEGALASIAFISAFKFTFVANVAIIYATAPFVTALLAFMLVRERFRLQTLAAAAVSLSGVAIMVWSGFGTGHLFGDGLALLMTIGSALYMIMVRAFRDTPVVWAGAVSAFLLFVLGWFVTDPLAVSARDAVLLVTFGTSFALASILWTESARLIPAAESGLLGSAEVPFAILFAFLFLAEVPPAASMIGGAIVLCAVFAHAGRDWHVARQRSA